The DNA window ATGGACGCACACAGCTCGCATGTAATGCATAAAGAATGaagcttaaataaaagttgggAGATGAGAAATAGGATTAACTTGTCAcacaattgaatttaattttcaggGGGTATGGGTTACATAGAAAGCATCTGGAGAACCCGTCCAGACATGGCCTCCTCCTGCCGTCGCAGGACCTTCTGGTATTGTCCTCcgtctcctttttttttatgcctgCACTTTGGGGAATAAATTCAACTCGAAAAATGCTTTTGTGGTAATCCCGTGCTGAAGCCGATTCTGGGCTTTTGTAATGAAATTACACGAGCCTCAGATTTGTCAAAGCAATCAAcacagatacatagatactcGGATACACAGATACTCGGATACCCAGATACAGATGTGCAACATCTGAGTGACTGTGCCCCAGAATGGTTCAGGATCTTTGATGAGCCTGGCGACTTTTTGGTCTCCAAGGGAAATTATACAAGTATATATTTTGCGATAGACAGGTTTTTGTCAAAAGAAGTTCAATTCATTTGGcgtttacataaaaaaaggtttaagTTATGAAAGGGAAATTCAATTCGTTGATTCTATGAAGTAGCAGACAGTAAGTctgaaaagtttatttaatgaTTAGCTCAAAGACCCAGGAATATTTGAAAGCTTGTTGGATATAAAAGtctatttttcaaatattcaaaagtggtttaatttacaaattttttaaaatgttttgtaaaAGTAATAAACTTTGTTTATTTCAGTTATTTGGGACATTTTCAAACctaaaacttgaaaaaaatcaTGGGCtggttttttaagtttattgaTCTGCCAACAAAAACCGATATTAGCCATGTTAAGACCATGTGAGGATGTCATTTGTCCATTgaactaaataaattttttaatcttGGATCTAACTTTTCTAATCTTGTAGATCGAAAGAGATTTAAGCTCTATTTCGTAAATGGTAGTTGGTTTTTAAATCGAGTAAGAAATGTATttgcaaaatgaaaaacaaaaataccaaaatttgtaatttatgtGATGGAAAAGAGTGCACAACTCctataataattggcagatCTTAAATGTTATAACTATCCAATCTAAGAACTTTAAGTActcattatttaaaaaaaaacctggcaacaaaaGTGGTGACAATTTTGTGGAATTTTTGTAAGGGATAAGATCATGTTTGTCAAAAATGAGGCAAAGCAAAAGTAAACTTTAAGGTTCtaaatttattattgattTAATGATTTATTATTGGTATTTCGTCACTAATTCAGTTGCCAAATAACTGAGATATCTATAGTTTATAAAAGTGGTCTCAGGCATAAAATAAATTCCTGAGGTCTTAGTAAGATAAAAAAGTTGTTAAATATGAAGCAGCTTCAAGATTAATTAAGGTTAAAGTAAAAGATAATATCTTCTTAGTCATTAAGCTTATTTCGCTAATCAATCTAACttttcaagaaaaaataatgaaatccTTTTATTTATCCACACCACCACCTCCACACACCACCTTTCTTCTCTTCCATGCTTTTCAAAGAAAAGTGCCTTTGACAAGTCCCCGTTCGCTTTTCATTTTACACATCATCCATCAATTAATTGATTGCACTTATTGCTTATGTATGCCGCTCACATACCGTCCGGGCTTTGGACTCCGGGCTCAGGACTCCGTACTCCGTACTTTGGATCTTTGATTAGCGACAAAAACAAAGGCGAGGCAAAAGAGTGACGGGAGTTCATTAACTGTCACACAAATGTGGCAAAGGGATGGATGCAGGTTTCCAAGGCAGGCAGAAGGCAGGGGTTGCACCGCCCATCTTCCACCTCCATATGCTGCCACTCAGCACCCACCCACTCCGCATTCCGCACTCACCACTCGATCCGCAGTGTCCAACTTAATTAAATAGCAACAGATTCGAGGGAAGCCAAGGAACCGTTGGGTGCAAAGTCCGTTCGCCTTTCGTCCTAAAAGTTGGCCAACAACCGCAGTTTGCATTGCTTATTTACAGacggaaaaataaatattcttacTTAAAGATATTAAGTAAGTAAGGGAGAAGGATTTAATGTTGTTTTTTGACTTTATAAAGTGCTGAAGGAGTCATATTCCTTTCGTATTCGTTTGTGAGACAAGTAAGTATCATAtttagcttattttttttcaaaattaattattttaatttatattatttttaaaatataatttacatTATTGGTTATTCATTATTACCAACATATATTgtaaaatagaaaaacttaCTTAGTTATATCATTATTAGAGTTATCTATGCTTATTAAACAGTATAGGAcggtttaatttttaatttatttcaaaaaatcgtTTCCTAATTAATCATCTTTCGGTATGACcgtttcttttaaatattttcttgagAATATATTTTCTCGCAGTGCATTCGTGGTGCACATAAATGTTTCTAATCCATTTGCCCGATACTTATGCACGCCTGCACTCGAGGGATTAATAAGTGTGGCTGTTTGTTTGTTCCtctatccatccatccatccatccatccatctatcCAGCCAGctatccatccatccatcctaTAGATGGATTCTTACAGAATGGCTTGTTTCAACCACCAGGAACCACGCAGCCAAATCAATTTCAACTGTCAACTGTCAATCAGACGGCAATTCAATCACGCAACACAACGTAACACACTTCTGATATGGAGAGAAAACTTTAAGACAAaatgcaacattttttttctgaattaTTCAAAGGCAGCGTAACAATTTCCTCCGAccatctaaaaatattattaatgcTCTGTGGCCCAAAGTCACGACCAAGAGTCACAAACATTTGTTCAAGAGATTTTTATGAATTACCGTGGGGGTGGTTTCGGGTGGTACACAGATTTTTATTGGTATTATTGCCATTTACAACTCGGCACCCGTTACAGGTCGTGTTTTGGCAAAGCCCTGCATATATGCATTACTTACACTTATACTTACAATAACCCAGAAACCAGAGTCCTAGAGAATCCAGTATCCAGAGTAACCAGTAACCCGTAACCAAAAACCAGAAAGGCCAAAATCAAAAAGCCCGGAGTCCGGAACCCGGAGAACCCAAAAACCCAATCCAAAACCGAGACCAAAAGCTGCTAAATTTCGCAGTCAAGACACATGTCACGTATTTTGCTCGTAATTATGGCAAACGTGAGAAATTTCGTTAAGATTTTCTTAACACATTTTCCCCCCCAAAAGAATGAGGGCATGTGCTGTTGTTGGTGTAGTTGGTGTATTTGTGTTCTTGTGCCTTTATATGTTGCATAATTTTAGGCATtttcactctttgccctttgGGTACAGTCACCGTCTGAGTAATGCGGCAAGCCACAAAAGTGCCAGCCATAAACATAATGACCCACCAGAGATTCCTATGTCATTATCCAACATTAGATGATGAGCTATTTCAAAGGTTGGAATGTCAATTTCGAACGTATTTTGGCACTTGAACGTAATTGTTTCATTAAACTAACTTGGCagttaaattcaaaaataactcttttttttaaatttcatatttaatttattttctttcactGTCCACTTAGTTTCTTAAACTCTTTCAAGAATTCTGCAATAAGTTTCTGAACTTGTTCCACTAGTTTTCGAAAAAGTTGTTGGATTTCCGAGCTCGAGTTTTCCAAATTTAAAGGCTGAGCTGGCAGGCTCCAGGCCATGGTGAAAAACactatatggatatgaaataTTAAAGGCTTAATCCTTTCATAGTTAGGCCAAAATACTCACGGCCTAATAGAAGAATAAGTAATACTTGGTGGCTCGACATCTTCAAGTTGGAAACTAACTATTTCTAGGGACTAGGAAGTCTCAAtaaatagtgttttggttttgttatTACGTGGTTCTTGGGCTTAAATAGCTCACGAACTAaagattagttttttttaaggtgAACATTTAATAAGGTTATTGTTTTAGGGGGCATACGCGATCTTACAtaacttttgaatttttaaaagaatttcaaataaatttgtagAATCCTTCTTTGAGAACATTGGACGGATTCTTTGGAAGATAGAAGAAACCTCGCTTCGAATTTAAGTATTTCAGACTGTAAATCGCATACTCTTGGAAGCTTTGAACCTGGAAAatgctttaaaataaaaattcctatttaaaaatcaaCTTAAATtcgaattaaaataaaatagtactattaattttatgaatctttactttatttaaacaaaaaaatatatcatttttaagatttttaaaatacacAAATTGACAAACAGTTTAAAGTGTTGCACAaatatacttattttttttttttttgagttctAAGGTTAACCTAATGCTGAAGGCAGGAGTCCGGGTGTACCGTTAATTATACCTCCTGGATTGCCGGCGGTATTCAAACCTTGTGTCAACAACGAACCAGTAGCTaaaccagcaccagcaccaccaagAACAGGAGTGGCTGCCCCAAGAACACTAGTAACCGGGGGTGGAAGTTGGGCCTGGATCATGCCCAAATAACAGGCTAAATataaaattggaaaatatacataaataaattgaaatgatttaaaatacaatatcTACTTACCGCACAGGATAATAGCAACGACAAACGTTTTAGCAAACATGTTGACTCGAATGGGAATAGCTGTATCAACTACTTGACTTGGCTAATATGAGTGGGGCTTATATAGTAGCACTCTGGGAGAATTTAGTGGGCCAACTGCACGTACAGCTAATACAATCACTATCTAAACCAAAAGCGTGCTCAATGGATTATCGCCGATTTTAAATCGCTGCGAAAATTCTCCAAAACATATACGTCATTTGAAAACGTTTATTTCAAACTATTTTTGCAATATCCTATACTtagacaaaataaaataatagattAGTTTAATCAGGggcttaattttttaaaattctaaggattttatttcatttatttcattttaacaTATTCAAAATAGACAAACTCCAGTTAAGTGTTTCAATTTAACTTATAAAATTTCCCTAAATTCCATTTAAATATTGGCATCTACTATTTAATACTCtttcattataataatttacatttttgtcttttttttatagttttgtgttaacaaatgtttgtttttataattccCATTGGCTGCTCGTCACGTTCACgctaaataattattattttccagcTAGCATCAGTGGCGTAATCAATGGGGGTTTTTGGGTGTCAGAAAATAATGGCAAATCACATGTAAAATCCTAATTAaatttccgattttttttttctgctatcAACAATTGTATAAATACGAACCAgctcaataaatatttattagaaaGATCGACTTTTTCAAGGGATTATAATGTGACCCATAGGATTAGTATCTTATTTATTATAAGATTCATATTTATTGCAAAAATAATAGTCAGATTATTATCAACAAagttttaacaagaaaaatacAGACATTTCAAACATTTTCGGTGCtataattaacttaaaaataaaaagatttcATTAAAGATccattaaagttataaatgCAATTGTTATCTGGCTTTATTTCAGTCAGCAGTTGGCCAAGATTACGTGACTTTTGTGGCCAGAACCGGTGAAAAATCGAATGCAAGTGGAGTGCATCCGGTGAGCATGTCGTACACATTCAAAAGAGTTCAACAAGTGTAAGCTGCTTCCGGCATCTGAATCTGATTCAGAATTGAGAAtgggccacaaaaaaaataaaaaaccgacATAAGtacatttatataaaaaattaaataaaaaataaaatgagagAAAGAGTAAGAGCGAGTGGCAACAGATACACGGGGAGCATTTGGCAGCGCattggaaaattttcaagaTTGGCATCGGGAAGAAGACGCGATAATTTAATCGGCAATCGCACGTACCGAGCACACGTTTCCGGACGTGCATCGATATAAAACTGGACCATCTGAGCACTCAGACAATCAGTTCAATTAGCCAAATTTATAGAGCAGTACGACACATTGCTTACCACCAGCCAAAGGCTTCAATTCAGGGCTAATTAAGGAAAACCAGAAGTGACAGAAGGCTAGCACGTCGACAATGCTGCCATCACGTAGACATTTAATTGCCCTCGTTGTGGTGACAACATTAGGTAATTAGCGTGGTGTCCACTGATTCCAGCTTAAATGCTAATTCCGCCTTCTTTTTCCCAGCCTGTCAGCTCTGTCTCACAGCGGGTCAGGCGTCTTCGTTTGCGGCCACCATATTTCAGaacaacaaccaacaacaGTCGGAAAATGGGACCCTTTCGAATGCCACCATAACAATCAGTTTCAGCGAGATAATAGCAGCAGCCGAATCGGATAACTCCAGCACAACAACCGAAGCATCAACTATAACTACAACAACTGAGTTTTCAACCACAACAACACTTTCAGATACTAGCACTACCCAGCAAACAGCCACAAGCACAGAGAGCTCAACAGCAAGCACGCAAGCTTCCACAACAACACCACAGTCCACCACAACCATTCCAATATCAACAACAGAAAGCACTACGAGCACACAATCTACACCCACAACAACAGTTTCTGCACCATCTAGCACAACACCACAGTCCACAACGACGGTCACACAGACttcaacaacaccaacaagtACTCAAACTTCCACCATAACATCAACAATAACACCAAGCATTCAAACCTCCACCACAACACCATTAACAACCACACAAGGTTCGACAACAACACCACAAATAAGTACAACTACACAAGCTTCCACAACAACTACACAAACTTCGACAACACCAGCACAAAGTTCACCAACACAATCTTCAACATCAACTACCCAAgcttcaacaacaacacaagcTTCCACAACAGCTACACAAGCTTCAACAACCACACAAGCTTCAACAACAACTCCACAAGCTTCATCAACCACACAGGCTTCCACAACAACCACACAAGCTTCAACAACAACCACTCAAGCTTCAACAACTACTACACAAACTTCAACAACAATACCTCAAActtcaacaacaaccacaCAAGCTTCCACAACAACCACACTAGCCACAACAGTTACACCAACAACCACACAAGCTACCACAACAACCACTCTAGCTTCTACAACAACACCATATCTCAGCACCACTGTACCCGCCTACACTGTCTACACAGTGGAGCCTTATCCAAATATGTATGGAAAATCCAATTCATATGGAAAGCGAAAATCGCGAAAGGGTCGCAAAGGTCGCAAGGGCCGAAGGCAGAGGCgtcgcaccaccaccaccactttTTCACCGCCGTCTTCGATTAGCACTAGCACCACTACTACATCAACAACCACAACCACTCCCAGGACAACACCAAATGACGATGATTTCAGCGAGGACTACGAAAACATGGTGGTTTTGAGTCCAAATGGAGTTATAGAACCGATACCAGGTACTGCTCTGGATCTTGGTAATATTGATAACTTGAGGATTCCCGAATAGAGCCAATAGTTGTTGACATAATCCCCATGGAGACTGAGATGAAGGACCTGGAGTAACCCTCTGCTTCATATCTGTTTAAGTTTAGCAAAATTATTCGaatattaaatgttattattaaaaaaatagtgtTTTTTGGGGTTAGTTTGTGGCAGAAAAAAAGTTACTCTTTTGAGAACAATTGTTTCTTTTGAGAATAATTAGTTTCTTTATCTTTcgtttttttacttttaaagtaACTATCAGTCgtcaaatattttgtttttaagtgtTGGGCCATTTCTTATCAAAAATCGTGTCAGCACCCAAGTTGTGAACAAAGAATATTAAAGATAAGTTAAGTTATGTTCAActtatacaaaaattattaagagGTATGTctcttactaaaatatattaagaaaataattaattttttttactctCAAACTTGTGGTAAAGTTTCAAAGCTTTAAATAGTATAGGCCTGTAATAATAgtgatataaatatatattccacACTCGACTCAATTaactcatttattttcttttgaggTACAAGTCTTTATTCAATACTTTGCTGAggaataattatttttgtcagATTGCCATCTTGTGTTTCCCTCGTTAATGTGCCAAGTTAAGTAAAGGAGGCAATGGGGTGAGCATTCTGGATTCAGCTTTTCAAAGAGTAACTCGAGAAGGGTATTTGGGTGGGAGAAGGGGGAAACTCATAAAACACAAACGGACAAACAGGCAAATAAACAGTTGGTGTGCAATTAATTTGGCAAACTGTTTGGCCAACACAAACAGGGTTTCCCCATGTGCACGAGGCGCACtaaacaaatacaatttaacTTCCACTTTCAACACATCAGCAAAAACAAGCCAGGCAACACCCCCAAGCACGCCATCCCCCTCTAGGAGTTCCAGGCATCCACCCATTCACCCAGTCAGCCACCCACAACCCACCACCCCCAAATAATGGCCAAGTCAATTAGCAGCGCCTGGCTTCGAGACGCACAACTACGAACTAACACATTAAAATCTTGGCCAGCATTGCCAAAGTTACCAACTTGCAAAATAACTGCCCGCCTAATCACAGTGACAGCTGACCAGGCCACTacactcaaaaaaaatgttacgCTCAAGAAATTACAGGGAATTTTAAAAGCTTCTTATGATTATAGATAACTAATTACAACTACTTTTATGAACTCTATTTAATggtattaatattataatattagtTTTTAGTAATATAGACTCTTATctcatatttaaataaataatagtaaattaatatatgtttttacACCAATAAATGCTTATATAATGTACTTATATTAATTTCCTTCTTTAAACTTTCATCAAGGTTTCAATAATTATATCTTATGATCTTAAGTCTTATGATCTTAGgttaaaataatacattattCTTTTACTAAAcgtgtttaaagtttttctatttataaaaaatattattacatttaatttaacaaattgttatttagaaataatatatattttaatagaaGTTTAAGTTTATGTAgacaatataaatattatttatatgtCGTTATGTGTATATAGGATTATTCAATAAAAGAGTAAATATTATACTATTTATCCTCCAAGTTCTTACTTTtttaaaacgtttttttttgcagtgtaaATAGAGCATTGAACCCTAATGCAATCGGCATCGCCGCATTCAGAAAGTCAGAAATATGCCGCGAGCTCTGGCGGACCGATTACTGGTATTTGGGCAAGTGCACGTGCTTATCGGAACACGTGCTCCGTGCCGTAGTGGCTCGGATTTCGTATTACGGATTTCGGATCGGGGGGGTTATAAGTAGCCAGGTCAGCATCTGGGACCAGACAGAGACTGCAGTAGAAACCGTCAGCCAAGATGAAATTCGGACACCGAACCCTACTGCTTCTGGCAATGGCCTGCTTCGGTAAGTAATAATcacatgaaaaaaaattaaattaaataaatatgacaCCGAATCGAACCCTGTCTGTGTCTTTAAAGCTCATGGATGGTTCTTGAAGCCGCTGAAGCTGGAGAAGCTCGAGAAGTTGCTGGAGGAGAAGGAGGACAAGGAGGAGGACAAGCTGGAATGGTTCGAGGGGAAGAAGCACAAGGAGCTGCTCAAGAAACTGGACTTTCTGAATTTGTTCGCCGAGAAGGAGGAGGCCAAGCTGGAGAAGAAGGAGGGAGAGTGGGAGAAGTTCAAGCAGTGGTGGGACGAGAAGAAACAAAAGGAACTGGCTTTCTTCGAGGGCAAAAAGGAGAAGGAGTTGGCCTTCTTCGAGGACAAAAAGGACAAGGAGTTGGATATACTGGACAAGAAACTGAAGAAGAAGACCAAGTCCAAGAAGAAGACTACAGTAAAGCCCTGTTATCAGACCTACGGCGAGGAAGCCACATATGAGAAGGAGGCGTCCCAGGAGGAGTCCCAAGAGGAGTccgaggagcaggaggagacTGCCACTGAGAAGTCGTACCAGAACAGTCGGTATCCAAAGCCCACATACTACGACCTCCGCGAGGAGGAGTCAGATGACGGAGTTCGCTACTTCACCTGAAAGCTTTAATGAACGGACTGctgcttatttatttattacctttttctttctttttttgtttttaaaaaccacctttacataattacatttttaataaatataattaaaattcaaatatgtTGTAGCTCTATGCCATCGGCTGCGGGTttgggtttcggtttcggtttcgtcTTCGCATATCATTTGCATATAAATTGAATTTGGTTTCTTGCCTAGAATTCGTGTAGACAGCcaatattttatacattttattttccccACAAAACCCACCAAGCCCACCACCTACCCACCAGCCACAGACATATCCTTTTCCCCGTATTCTGCGTATCCTGTCGCCGACACTTCATCCAAACTGTCAGCTGTTCGGTGACATATTGCACCCATTATTTGCATAAAAGGAGGCCAAGGATACAGCCCCCCAATCGAAAAATTCCAGCTCAGATCAAATATTATTCATCTGCCATTGAAACCTGTGTTTTTTCACTAATTGCTTTCAACTAcaaacgtatatatatat is part of the Drosophila bipectinata strain 14024-0381.07 chromosome XL, DbipHiC1v2, whole genome shotgun sequence genome and encodes:
- the Muc4B gene encoding salivary glue protein Sgs-3, which produces MLPSRRHLIALVVVTTLACQLCLTAGQASSFAATIFQNNNQQQSENGTLSNATITISFSEIIAAAESDNSSTTTEASTITTTTEFSTTTTLSDTSTTQQTATSTESSTASTQASTTTPQSTTTIPISTTESTTSTQSTPTTTVSAPSSTTPQSTTTVTQTSTTPTSTQTSTITSTITPSIQTSTTTPLTTTQGSTTTPQISTTTQASTTTTQTSTTPAQSSPTQSSTSTTQASTTTQASTTATQASTTTQASTTTPQASSTTQASTTTTQASTTTTQASTTTTQTSTTIPQTSTTTTQASTTTTLATTVTPTTTQATTTTTLASTTTPYLSTTVPAYTVYTVEPYPNMYGKSNSYGKRKSRKGRKGRKGRRQRRRTTTTTFSPPSSISTSTTTTSTTTTTPRTTPNDDDFSEDYENMVVLSPNGVIEPIPGTALDLGNIDNLRIPE
- the Femcoat gene encoding DNA ligase 1 is translated as MKFGHRTLLLLAMACFAHGWFLKPLKLEKLEKLLEEKEDKEEDKLEWFEGKKHKELLKKLDFLNLFAEKEEAKLEKKEGEWEKFKQWWDEKKQKELAFFEGKKEKELAFFEDKKDKELDILDKKLKKKTKSKKKTTVKPCYQTYGEEATYEKEASQEESQEESEEQEETATEKSYQNSRYPKPTYYDLREEESDDGVRYFT